The following coding sequences lie in one Trueperaceae bacterium genomic window:
- a CDS encoding S8 family peptidase: MKVKRSTGLFAGLLLVAALVVAACSGPTPPSDARLTGTITVAGSTDRAGGLERATGTGHLGALLATWQLDESLTDFVPGELIVRFAEPAAGLAPMSVQATGGRLDFVREVGVGDSALYRLPAGLGAQAAGDQVAATLAAARELNARPDVLYAHPNYIFHALAAPNDEYYSYQWHYDQIGMEAAWDITKGSSSVVVGVVDSGILYSSTVPANRHPDFAPSRMLPGYDFITDPTSGMDGDGRDSDPFDADLAGSFHGSHVAGTIGASTDNGTGVAGVDWNAKIFSARALGKGGSGTFVDIMDAMLWSAGYTVAGVPVNANPADVINMSLGGQGTCFPDLQAAIDLVSMHSIVVVAAGNDNMNAGDFTPASCGGVITVGATDYSGARAPYSNYGSRIDVMAPGGNTSVDYNGDNLRDGVLSLVYNTDVSDWDYAFYQGTSMAAPHVAGVIALMKALNPDLDTAGALAALRTTAHELSSSQCESYGTSESRTLGSDDCGAGLIDAAAALAYVRDGTVTPIVGDLAFDPAVLDFGSSVDVVTFKVTNTGGTAVAWTLYGFLDADDNPAEVPGGDGGALYMVSGYPYSGTLAPGASVITALEVDRDALTAPGQYQVRLLFTVDGVDYVGPPARFTKLPDAAAVTGPTTVEANIAVSGQWVLSGGQQSGGLLTSYDFRAAPGLTIVGAWIDVNANSTIDTGDYVGFHEQLVAVEAGKSYTLPIEVSQYFEGGAKQWPDEWLDTLRGGGSGD, translated from the coding sequence ATGAAGGTGAAGCGGAGTACAGGTCTGTTCGCGGGGTTGCTCTTGGTGGCCGCGCTCGTCGTCGCCGCCTGTTCCGGCCCCACGCCGCCCTCGGACGCGAGACTGACGGGCACGATCACGGTGGCCGGCAGCACGGATCGCGCCGGGGGGCTCGAACGCGCCACGGGCACCGGGCACCTCGGCGCGCTCCTGGCCACGTGGCAACTTGACGAGTCGCTCACGGACTTCGTGCCGGGGGAGCTGATCGTCCGCTTCGCCGAACCGGCCGCCGGCCTCGCCCCCATGAGCGTTCAGGCGACGGGCGGACGGCTCGACTTCGTGCGCGAGGTGGGCGTCGGCGACTCGGCGCTCTACCGCCTCCCGGCGGGCCTCGGGGCGCAGGCTGCCGGCGATCAGGTCGCGGCGACGCTCGCCGCCGCGCGCGAGCTCAACGCGCGCCCGGACGTCCTCTACGCTCACCCGAACTACATCTTCCACGCTCTGGCCGCGCCCAACGACGAGTACTACTCGTACCAGTGGCATTACGACCAGATCGGCATGGAGGCCGCCTGGGACATCACCAAGGGCTCCAGCAGCGTGGTGGTCGGGGTTGTGGACAGCGGCATCCTGTACAGCTCCACCGTGCCGGCGAACCGTCACCCCGACTTCGCCCCGTCGCGCATGCTGCCTGGCTACGACTTCATCACCGACCCCACCAGCGGCATGGACGGCGACGGGCGCGACTCCGACCCCTTCGACGCGGACCTCGCTGGGAGCTTCCACGGCAGCCACGTGGCAGGCACCATCGGCGCCAGCACCGACAACGGAACGGGCGTCGCGGGCGTGGACTGGAACGCCAAGATCTTCAGCGCCCGTGCCCTGGGCAAGGGCGGTAGCGGGACCTTCGTCGACATCATGGACGCCATGCTCTGGTCGGCCGGCTACACCGTCGCGGGCGTGCCCGTTAACGCCAACCCCGCGGACGTGATCAACATGAGCCTCGGCGGGCAAGGGACGTGCTTCCCCGACCTCCAGGCGGCCATAGACCTCGTCTCCATGCACTCCATCGTGGTGGTGGCGGCCGGCAACGACAACATGAACGCCGGCGACTTCACCCCCGCGAGCTGTGGCGGCGTCATCACCGTTGGCGCCACCGACTACTCCGGGGCGCGCGCGCCCTACTCCAACTACGGCTCCCGCATCGACGTCATGGCGCCGGGCGGCAACACGAGCGTCGACTACAACGGCGACAACTTGCGTGACGGCGTCCTCAGCCTCGTCTACAACACGGATGTCAGCGATTGGGACTACGCCTTCTACCAGGGCACCTCGATGGCCGCGCCGCACGTCGCGGGCGTCATCGCCCTCATGAAGGCGCTCAACCCCGACCTGGATACGGCCGGGGCCTTGGCGGCCCTGCGCACGACGGCCCACGAGCTCAGCAGCTCCCAATGCGAGAGCTACGGCACCAGCGAGTCGCGAACGCTCGGCTCGGACGACTGCGGCGCCGGCCTGATAGACGCGGCCGCGGCGTTGGCCTACGTCCGCGACGGTACCGTGACCCCGATAGTCGGCGACCTGGCGTTCGACCCGGCCGTGCTCGACTTCGGCTCCTCGGTAGACGTCGTGACGTTCAAGGTCACGAACACGGGCGGCACGGCCGTGGCTTGGACCCTCTACGGCTTCCTCGACGCCGACGACAACCCGGCGGAGGTCCCCGGTGGTGATGGCGGCGCGCTCTACATGGTGAGCGGCTACCCGTACTCCGGCACGCTGGCGCCGGGCGCTAGCGTGATCACGGCGCTCGAGGTCGACCGCGACGCCCTCACCGCCCCCGGCCAGTACCAGGTGCGCCTGCTGTTCACGGTCGACGGCGTCGACTACGTCGGCCCGCCGGCGCGCTTCACCAAGCTGCCCGACGCTGCCGCGGTCACGGGCCCGACCACCGTCGAGGCGAACATCGCCGTGAGTGGACAGTGGGTGTTGAGCGGCGGCCAGCAGTCCGGCGGGCTGCTCACGAGCTACGACTTCCGGGCCGCGCCCGGCCTGACGATCGTGGGCGCCTGGATCGACGTGAACGCTAACTCCACGATCGACACGGGCGACTACGTCGGCTTCCACGAGCAGCTCGTGGCCGTCGAGGCGGGCAAGAGCTACA